A genome region from Bradyrhizobium sp. WSM1417 includes the following:
- a CDS encoding ferredoxin family protein, whose product MPLASYQTSVPVVVDDAKCIADKGCTVCVDVCPLDVLRISDMTNKAYMAYDECWYCMPCEADCPTGAVTVNIPYLLR is encoded by the coding sequence ATGCCTCTCGCTTCCTATCAGACATCGGTTCCGGTGGTCGTCGACGACGCCAAATGCATCGCGGACAAGGGCTGCACCGTTTGCGTCGACGTCTGCCCGCTGGACGTGCTGCGGATCAGCGATATGACCAACAAGGCCTACATGGCCTATGACGAATGCTGGTACTGCATGCCCTGCGAGGCGGATTGCCCGACCGGCGCCGTCACCGTCAACATTCCATATCTCCTGAGGTAG
- a CDS encoding HEAT repeat domain-containing protein, translated as MSSPFESYDDLEDADERLQAADPGERRVAIIALGHSGDPAAVGHLAKMVADPDSGVRQQVAMALGEFDGPEAASALVKLLVDPERIVASAAADSMAEFKDPACAEIILPLVKHAHAFVRMGALRALKELRCKDTLKPALEALQDSDAAVRVQAIGVIGFLKLEESIPALTALINDPDAHVRRAAVSALAFSQMKPAAEMITRALKDSDWMVREMAAETLGLNVNGSIAADQLIASLSDEFWQVRLKAIRSLGRMKIERAVRPIGNCVNHEQANLRKEAAAALGEIAHHDGEAFLAVIADDPDPEVRKNARWALQQIAARKARAGA; from the coding sequence ATGTCGAGCCCGTTCGAATCCTACGACGATCTCGAAGATGCCGACGAGCGGCTCCAGGCCGCCGATCCAGGGGAGCGCCGCGTCGCCATCATCGCGCTCGGCCATTCCGGCGATCCCGCCGCGGTCGGCCATCTCGCCAAAATGGTTGCCGATCCCGATTCCGGCGTGCGCCAGCAGGTCGCGATGGCGCTCGGCGAGTTCGACGGGCCGGAGGCCGCCAGCGCGCTGGTCAAGCTGCTGGTCGATCCTGAGAGAATCGTTGCGTCCGCCGCGGCCGACAGCATGGCGGAGTTCAAGGATCCGGCTTGTGCCGAAATCATCCTGCCGCTGGTCAAGCATGCCCACGCCTTCGTCCGCATGGGCGCGTTGCGTGCGCTGAAGGAGCTGCGTTGCAAGGACACGCTGAAGCCGGCGCTGGAAGCGCTCCAGGATTCCGACGCCGCCGTGCGGGTGCAGGCGATCGGCGTGATCGGGTTCCTCAAGCTGGAGGAGTCGATTCCAGCGCTGACCGCGCTGATCAACGATCCCGACGCGCATGTGCGCCGTGCCGCCGTCAGCGCGCTCGCCTTCTCGCAGATGAAGCCCGCGGCCGAGATGATCACGCGCGCGTTGAAGGATTCGGACTGGATGGTGCGGGAGATGGCCGCGGAAACGCTGGGCCTCAACGTCAATGGCTCGATCGCCGCCGACCAGCTCATCGCTTCGCTCAGTGACGAATTCTGGCAGGTGCGTCTGAAGGCAATCCGCAGCCTTGGCCGGATGAAGATCGAGCGCGCGGTTCGCCCGATTGGCAATTGCGTCAACCATGAGCAGGCCAATTTGCGGAAAGAGGCGGCTGCTGCGCTCGGCGAGATCGCCCACCACGACGGCGAAGCGTTCCTTGCCGTCATCGCCGACGATCCCGATCCCGAGGTGCGCAAGAACGCGCGCTGGGCGCTTCAGCAGATCGCGGCCCGAAAAGCGCGGGCGGGGGCATAG
- a CDS encoding fumarylacetoacetate hydrolase family protein has product MTTLTVKDLLPEDGTRGTLVGRVWLPQANGPAVVAVRGDGVFDVTAKFPTVSALCEEDNPAKALAAIKGERIGDLEAIVANTAPDGRDPKKPWLLAPVDLQTLKAAGVTFAISMLERVIEERAKGNPSSAEAIRKEVTRLIGDDLSKLKPGSDQAMQLKQVLIDQNAWSQYLEVGIGPDAEVFTKAPTLSSVGTGMDAGLHPKSTWNNPEPELVLFVSSRGKIVGGALGNDVNLRDFEGRSALLLSKAKDNNASCSIGPLLRLFDDSFTLDDARKLDISLNVKGQDGFVLDGHSSISMISRDPTDLVEQTIGKVHQYPDGFVLFLGTMFAPVKDRDAPGQGFTHKRDDIVTISAPQLGKLVNRMRTSDECEPWTFGIGALMKNLAQRKLI; this is encoded by the coding sequence ATGACGACATTGACGGTTAAGGACCTTCTCCCCGAGGACGGCACGCGGGGAACGCTTGTCGGCCGCGTCTGGCTGCCGCAGGCGAATGGCCCGGCCGTGGTCGCCGTGCGCGGCGATGGTGTGTTCGACGTCACCGCAAAATTCCCGACCGTCAGCGCACTCTGCGAGGAAGACAATCCGGCGAAGGCGCTTGCCGCGATCAAGGGCGAGCGCATCGGCGATCTCGAAGCGATCGTGGCCAATACGGCCCCCGATGGTCGCGACCCCAAGAAGCCGTGGCTGCTTGCACCCGTCGATCTCCAGACGCTGAAGGCGGCCGGGGTGACCTTCGCCATCTCGATGCTGGAGCGCGTGATCGAGGAGCGGGCGAAGGGCAATCCATCCTCGGCCGAAGCGATCCGGAAGGAAGTGACCCGGCTGATCGGCGACGATCTGTCGAAGCTCAAGCCCGGCTCGGACCAGGCGATGCAGCTGAAGCAGGTGCTGATCGACCAGAACGCCTGGAGCCAGTATCTCGAGGTCGGTATTGGCCCCGATGCCGAGGTCTTCACCAAGGCGCCGACCTTGTCGTCGGTCGGTACCGGCATGGATGCGGGGCTGCATCCGAAATCGACCTGGAACAACCCCGAGCCGGAGCTGGTGCTGTTCGTCTCGAGCCGCGGCAAGATCGTCGGCGGTGCGCTCGGCAATGACGTCAATCTGCGCGACTTCGAGGGCCGTTCGGCGCTGCTGTTGTCGAAGGCCAAAGACAACAACGCCTCGTGCTCCATCGGCCCGCTGCTGCGCCTGTTCGACGACAGCTTTACCCTCGATGACGCCCGCAAGCTCGACATCAGCCTGAACGTGAAGGGGCAGGACGGTTTCGTCCTCGACGGCCATTCCTCGATCAGCATGATCAGCCGCGATCCGACCGATTTGGTCGAGCAGACCATCGGCAAGGTGCACCAATATCCAGATGGCTTCGTGCTGTTCCTCGGGACCATGTTCGCGCCGGTCAAGGATCGCGACGCGCCGGGACAGGGGTTCACCCACAAGCGCGACGACATCGTGACGATCTCGGCGCCCCAGCTCGGTAAACTCGTCAACCGCATGCGGACCAGCGACGAATGCGAGCCTTGGACGTTCGGCATCGGAGCGCTGATGAAGAATCTGGCGCAGCGGAAGCTGATTTAG
- the ytfQ gene encoding galactofuranose ABC transporter, galactofuranose-binding protein YtfQ produces MILKALFAASATAALLLALPANAAELTIGFSQIGSESGWRAAETSVSKQEATKRKVNLKIADAQQKQENQIKAIRSFIAQNVDAIFLAPVVSTGWDSVLKEAKEAKIPVVLLDRDIDPSGKELYLTAVTSDSVHEGAVAGDWLAKTVGGKACNIVELQGTVGASVAANRKKGFDTAIAKHANLKVVRSQTGDFTRAKGKEVMESFIKAEGGGKNICAVYAHNDDMMVGAIQAMKEAGLKPGKDILTVSIDAVPDIFKAMVAGEANATVELTPNMAGPAFDVVAAFKEKGTVPPKWIQTESRLLTAADNPQKEYDSKKGLGY; encoded by the coding sequence ATGATCCTCAAAGCCCTCTTTGCGGCCAGCGCCACGGCCGCCTTGCTGCTCGCGCTGCCGGCGAATGCCGCCGAACTCACCATCGGCTTCTCGCAGATCGGATCGGAATCCGGCTGGCGCGCGGCCGAGACCTCGGTCTCCAAGCAGGAGGCCACCAAGCGCAAGGTCAATCTCAAGATCGCCGACGCGCAGCAGAAGCAGGAGAACCAGATCAAGGCGATCCGCTCCTTCATCGCGCAGAACGTCGATGCGATCTTCCTCGCGCCCGTTGTCTCGACCGGCTGGGACTCGGTGCTGAAGGAAGCCAAGGAGGCCAAGATCCCGGTCGTGCTGCTCGACCGCGACATCGACCCCTCCGGCAAGGAGCTCTACCTCACCGCCGTCACGTCAGACAGCGTGCACGAAGGCGCAGTCGCCGGCGATTGGCTGGCGAAGACGGTCGGCGGTAAAGCCTGCAACATCGTCGAATTGCAGGGCACGGTCGGCGCGAGTGTCGCTGCCAACCGCAAGAAGGGTTTTGACACCGCCATTGCCAAGCATGCGAATCTGAAAGTGGTGCGCAGCCAGACCGGCGACTTCACCCGCGCCAAGGGCAAGGAAGTGATGGAGAGCTTCATCAAGGCGGAAGGCGGCGGCAAGAACATCTGTGCAGTCTATGCCCACAACGACGACATGATGGTCGGCGCGATTCAGGCAATGAAGGAGGCCGGCCTCAAGCCGGGCAAGGACATTCTCACGGTCTCGATCGACGCGGTCCCCGACATCTTCAAGGCGATGGTTGCGGGCGAGGCCAATGCGACGGTCGAGCTGACGCCGAACATGGCGGGCCCGGCCTTCGATGTCGTCGCGGCGTTCAAGGAGAAGGGCACCGTTCCGCCGAAATGGATCCAGACTGAATCCAGGCTGCTCACCGCTGCCGACAATCCGCAGAAGGAATACGACAGCAAGAAGGGCCTCGGCTACTGA
- a CDS encoding sugar ABC transporter ATP-binding protein yields MENSLDPAPSLLQVRGISKSFGAVRALQEVDFTLRAGEIHALLGENGAGKSTLIKVITGVFPRDAGIVRICGEEVAPRSAKAAVQAGIATVYQEVNLLPNLSVAQNLFLDRQPMRFGIVREGEMRRRAKSLLADFGLDIDASAPLGNYSVAIQHVTAIARAVDLSARVLILDEPTASLDRHEVEILFRIMRQLAKRGIGIVFVSHFLDQVYEISDRLTVLRNGRLVGERETASLSRLELIRMMLGRELAETTSARAATREHQAREVCASFEGYGKAGYVAPFNLELRHGEVVGLAGLLGSGRTETARLVFGAERADGGQARVEGAPVRLHSPRDGVRHGFGYCPEERKTDGIVAELTVRENIVLALQAKRGLHRPLSRREQDEIASRYVKMLDIRPADPERPVGLLSGGNQQKVLLARWLATSPRLLVLDEPTRGIDVGAHAEIIRLIRELCDDGLALLVISSELDEIVTYSDRVVVLRDRAHVEELIGEAIDVGSILAAIAADSVAVALEAHT; encoded by the coding sequence ATGGAGAACAGCCTTGATCCTGCTCCTTCCCTGCTGCAGGTGCGCGGGATCAGCAAGAGCTTTGGTGCTGTGCGTGCCTTGCAGGAGGTCGACTTCACGCTTCGCGCCGGCGAGATCCATGCGCTACTCGGTGAGAACGGCGCCGGCAAGTCCACGCTGATCAAGGTGATCACGGGCGTGTTCCCGCGCGATGCTGGCATCGTCAGGATCTGCGGCGAAGAGGTCGCGCCGCGCTCGGCCAAGGCGGCGGTTCAGGCCGGCATTGCCACCGTCTACCAGGAGGTCAATTTGCTGCCGAATCTCTCGGTGGCGCAGAACCTGTTCCTCGACCGGCAGCCGATGCGCTTCGGCATCGTGCGCGAAGGCGAGATGCGACGCCGCGCGAAGTCGCTGCTCGCGGATTTCGGACTCGACATCGACGCATCCGCGCCGCTTGGCAATTATTCGGTGGCGATCCAGCATGTCACCGCGATCGCGCGCGCCGTCGATCTCTCCGCCCGCGTGCTGATCCTGGACGAGCCGACCGCGAGCCTGGATCGCCATGAGGTCGAGATCCTCTTTCGCATCATGCGTCAGCTTGCCAAGCGCGGGATTGGCATCGTCTTCGTCAGCCATTTCCTCGACCAGGTCTACGAGATCTCCGATCGCCTCACGGTTTTGCGAAATGGTCGCCTGGTCGGCGAGCGCGAGACCGCGTCGCTGTCGCGGCTCGAGCTGATCCGGATGATGCTCGGCCGCGAGCTGGCCGAGACCACCAGCGCGCGGGCCGCGACGCGCGAGCATCAGGCCCGCGAAGTCTGTGCGAGCTTCGAGGGTTACGGCAAGGCCGGCTATGTCGCGCCGTTCAATCTCGAGCTGCGCCATGGCGAGGTCGTCGGTCTCGCCGGCCTGCTCGGCTCGGGCCGGACCGAGACGGCGCGGCTGGTGTTCGGCGCCGAGCGCGCCGATGGCGGGCAGGCGAGGGTGGAAGGCGCGCCTGTCCGGCTTCACTCGCCGCGCGACGGCGTGCGCCACGGCTTTGGCTATTGCCCTGAGGAGCGCAAGACCGACGGCATCGTCGCCGAGCTCACCGTCCGCGAGAACATCGTGCTCGCGCTCCAGGCCAAGCGCGGTTTGCATCGGCCGCTGTCGCGACGCGAGCAGGACGAGATCGCAAGCCGTTACGTCAAGATGCTCGACATCCGTCCGGCCGATCCGGAGCGTCCCGTCGGCCTGCTGTCCGGCGGCAATCAGCAGAAGGTCCTGCTGGCACGGTGGCTTGCGACCTCGCCACGGCTGCTCGTGCTGGACGAGCCGACACGCGGCATCGACGTCGGCGCGCACGCCGAGATCATCCGCCTGATCCGCGAGCTCTGCGACGACGGGCTCGCGCTGCTCGTGATCTCCTCCGAGCTCGACGAGATCGTGACCTATTCCGATCGCGTGGTGGTGCTGCGCGACCGCGCTCATGTCGAGGAGCTCATCGGCGAGGCCATCGACGTCGGCAGCATTCTCGCCGCCATCGCCGCCGATAGCGTCGCCGTTGCGCTTGAGGCTCACACATGA
- a CDS encoding ABC transporter permease, which yields MTALLPRRGLAQILALIVILAIDRVVSPQFFDLRLQDGRLFGSLIDVLNRGTPVALLSLGMVLVIATRGIDLSVGAVMAISGAIAASLADNYSLAVVLAAALGAGLICGLWNGFLVAVLGMQPIVATLILMVAGRGIAQLITEGRIVTFSSPDLVWLGNGSILGLPVPVAIALGMLILTGAVVRGSALGLLIEATGGNARASELAGVGTRAMILAVYVWCGVCAALAGVIAAADIMGADANNAGLWLELDAILAVVIGGTSLFGGRFSLVLAVLGALIIQTMNTGILLSGYPPEFNLLVKAVVVLAVLLLQSPKLSGFAGVAARLRRTKA from the coding sequence ATGACCGCGCTGCTGCCGCGCCGCGGCCTTGCCCAGATCCTCGCGTTGATCGTCATCCTCGCGATCGACCGCGTGGTGTCGCCGCAATTTTTCGATCTGCGGCTGCAGGACGGCCGCCTGTTCGGCAGCCTGATCGACGTGCTCAACCGCGGCACGCCAGTGGCGCTGCTCTCGCTCGGCATGGTGCTGGTGATCGCGACGCGCGGCATCGATCTCTCGGTCGGTGCGGTGATGGCGATCTCGGGCGCGATCGCGGCGAGCCTCGCCGACAACTACAGTCTGGCCGTGGTGCTGGCGGCTGCGCTCGGCGCGGGCCTGATCTGCGGATTGTGGAACGGATTTCTCGTCGCGGTGCTCGGCATGCAGCCGATCGTGGCGACCTTGATCCTGATGGTGGCGGGGCGCGGCATCGCGCAGCTCATCACCGAGGGGCGCATCGTAACCTTCTCCTCGCCCGATCTGGTCTGGCTCGGCAATGGCTCTATTCTCGGCCTGCCGGTGCCGGTCGCGATTGCGCTGGGCATGCTGATCCTCACCGGCGCGGTGGTGCGCGGCTCGGCGCTCGGATTGCTGATCGAGGCAACCGGCGGCAATGCGCGGGCGAGCGAGCTTGCCGGCGTCGGCACGCGCGCGATGATTTTGGCGGTTTATGTCTGGTGCGGCGTTTGCGCTGCGCTGGCCGGCGTCATCGCGGCGGCCGACATCATGGGCGCGGATGCCAACAATGCCGGCCTCTGGCTCGAGCTCGATGCCATCCTCGCGGTGGTGATCGGCGGCACCTCCCTGTTCGGCGGCCGCTTCAGTCTCGTGCTGGCCGTGCTCGGCGCGCTGATCATCCAGACCATGAACACGGGCATTCTGCTGTCGGGCTATCCGCCGGAGTTCAATTTGCTGGTCAAGGCGGTGGTGGTGCTCGCGGTGCTGCTGCTGCAATCGCCGAAGCTGTCGGGCTTTGCCGGTGTCGCGGCGCGGCTGCGGAGGACCAAGGCATGA
- the yjfF gene encoding galactofuranose ABC transporter, permease protein YjfF: MKGLPPVLITAIVLVAGFALCAIQFPNIASTRVVGNLLTDNAFLGIVATGMTFVIISGGIDLSVGSVIGFTTVFVALAIERWGMPPLVAFVAILALSAAFGAAMGAVIHVFDLPPFIVTLAGMFLARGASFLLSTESVPITAPVYSTVSDFALRLPGGGRLTAVAIIMLTIVIGGALLLQLTRFGANVYALGGSRATASLMGVAVGRMTVKIYMLSSLLAGIAGIVFSFYTSAGYSLSAVGVELDSIAAVVIGGTLLTGGQGSVIGTFLGVLIQGMIQTYINFDGTLSSWWTKIATGVLLFAFIALQQGLVALARRPVAKRAGAVS, from the coding sequence ATGAAAGGCCTGCCGCCCGTCCTCATCACGGCGATCGTGCTCGTCGCGGGATTCGCGCTTTGCGCGATACAGTTTCCCAACATCGCCTCCACCCGCGTGGTCGGCAATCTCCTCACCGACAACGCCTTCCTCGGCATCGTCGCGACCGGCATGACCTTCGTCATCATTTCCGGCGGTATCGATCTCTCGGTCGGCTCGGTGATCGGCTTCACCACGGTGTTCGTCGCGCTGGCGATCGAGCGCTGGGGAATGCCGCCCCTGGTCGCCTTCGTCGCCATTCTCGCGCTCTCAGCGGCCTTCGGCGCGGCGATGGGCGCGGTGATCCATGTCTTCGATTTGCCGCCTTTCATCGTGACGCTCGCCGGCATGTTCTTGGCCCGGGGTGCCAGCTTCCTGCTCTCGACAGAATCGGTGCCGATCACAGCACCGGTCTATTCCACCGTGTCGGACTTCGCACTGCGACTACCCGGCGGCGGGCGGCTCACGGCGGTCGCGATCATTATGCTTACGATCGTGATCGGCGGCGCATTGCTGCTGCAGCTCACCCGGTTCGGCGCGAATGTCTATGCGCTCGGCGGCAGCCGGGCGACCGCGAGCCTGATGGGCGTCGCCGTCGGCAGGATGACGGTGAAGATCTACATGCTGTCGAGCCTGCTCGCCGGCATCGCCGGCATCGTCTTCTCCTTCTACACCAGCGCCGGCTACTCGCTCTCCGCCGTCGGCGTCGAGCTCGACAGCATCGCGGCCGTCGTGATCGGCGGCACGCTGCTCACGGGTGGGCAGGGCTCGGTGATCGGCACCTTCCTCGGCGTGCTGATCCAGGGCATGATTCAGACCTACATCAATTTCGACGGGACGCTGTCGAGCTGGTGGACCAAGATCGCGACCGGCGTGCTGCTGTTCGCCTTCATCGCCTTGCAACAGGGATTGGTCGCGCTCGCGCGCCGGCCTGTGGCAAAGCGCGCGGGAGCAGTATCATGA
- a CDS encoding FadR/GntR family transcriptional regulator → MTTSRILIIPTRRAHSNHAEVARSIGVDIIAGRYAEGTRLPGDAEMIAMFGVSRPVLRESVKTLVAKGLLTTKARVGTVVRERVAWNMFDADVLAWHLDAGIDKRFLNDLAEIRLAVEPRAAALAAAQRSEQDVVELRRCMERMRLEASDSVGFADADLALHVSVARASGNLFMRSIGHVIEAALRASFLLSAPVEPEDRDTVLLWHQKIVDAIAAGDATTASEAMVYVIHNGMRRHDGTVIETVPAEALPSAEAGERS, encoded by the coding sequence ATGACCACCTCGCGCATCCTCATCATTCCGACGCGCCGGGCGCACTCCAATCACGCCGAGGTGGCCCGCTCGATTGGCGTCGACATCATCGCCGGCCGCTATGCGGAAGGCACGCGCCTGCCGGGTGATGCCGAAATGATCGCGATGTTCGGAGTGTCACGGCCGGTGCTGCGCGAGAGCGTGAAGACACTGGTCGCCAAGGGCCTGCTCACCACCAAGGCCCGCGTCGGCACCGTCGTGCGCGAGCGCGTCGCCTGGAACATGTTCGACGCCGATGTGCTGGCCTGGCATCTCGACGCCGGCATCGACAAGCGCTTCCTCAACGACCTCGCCGAGATCCGCCTCGCGGTCGAGCCGCGTGCGGCCGCGCTGGCAGCGGCGCAGCGGTCGGAGCAGGACGTCGTCGAGCTGCGTCGCTGCATGGAGCGGATGCGGCTTGAGGCTTCCGATTCCGTCGGCTTCGCCGATGCCGACCTCGCGCTTCATGTCAGTGTGGCGCGCGCCTCCGGAAATCTGTTCATGCGCTCGATCGGGCACGTCATCGAGGCTGCGCTGCGCGCCTCATTCCTGCTCAGCGCACCGGTCGAACCGGAAGACCGCGACACCGTTCTGCTCTGGCATCAGAAGATCGTCGATGCCATCGCGGCCGGTGATGCCACGACTGCTTCGGAGGCGATGGTCTACGTCATTCACAACGGCATGCGCCGCCACGATGGTACAGTGATCGAGACTGTACCGGCCGAAGCGCTGCCGTCCGCGGAAGCTGGAGAAAGATCGTGA
- a CDS encoding Gfo/Idh/MocA family protein, giving the protein MTELRIAIVGFGKIARDQHVGAIAAVPGATLAAVASRNASLPDLPHFATIEELLDKGPPIDAVSLCTPPQVRRAQAVAALRAGKHVMLEKPPGAGVAELDPLIAMAREARRTLFATWHSRHAPAVEPAREWLAARRITSVHISWKEDVRVWHPGQAWIWEPGGLGVFDPGINALSILTRILPSQVFVTAAELAFPANCQAPIAAKLTLTDIDGLPVAAEFDFRQTGPQSWDILVETDQGRMTLSRGGRIMAINGKTVAEAPDEEYRELYRRFVTLAATGASDVDLAPLRLVADAFLLGRRTIVEPFVD; this is encoded by the coding sequence GTGACTGAACTTCGCATCGCCATCGTCGGCTTCGGCAAGATCGCGCGGGATCAGCATGTCGGCGCCATCGCAGCGGTTCCCGGCGCGACGCTGGCAGCCGTCGCCAGCCGCAATGCCTCGCTGCCGGATCTGCCGCATTTCGCGACCATCGAGGAGCTGCTGGACAAAGGTCCGCCGATCGACGCGGTCTCGCTCTGCACGCCGCCTCAAGTGCGCCGCGCCCAGGCCGTCGCAGCGCTCAGGGCCGGCAAGCATGTCATGCTGGAGAAGCCGCCCGGCGCCGGCGTTGCCGAGCTCGATCCGCTGATCGCGATGGCGAGGGAGGCAAGACGGACGTTGTTCGCGACCTGGCATTCGCGCCATGCGCCGGCGGTCGAGCCGGCGCGCGAGTGGCTCGCGGCGCGGCGGATCACCTCCGTCCATATCAGTTGGAAGGAGGACGTCCGCGTCTGGCATCCCGGGCAGGCCTGGATCTGGGAGCCGGGCGGGCTCGGGGTGTTCGATCCCGGCATCAATGCGCTGTCGATCCTGACCAGGATCCTGCCGTCTCAGGTGTTCGTCACCGCAGCCGAGCTCGCCTTCCCCGCCAATTGCCAGGCGCCGATCGCCGCGAAGCTGACGCTGACCGACATCGACGGCCTGCCTGTGGCCGCCGAGTTCGATTTCCGCCAGACCGGGCCGCAGAGCTGGGATATCCTCGTGGAAACCGACCAGGGCCGGATGACGCTATCCCGCGGCGGCCGGATCATGGCCATCAATGGCAAGACCGTTGCCGAGGCGCCCGACGAGGAATATCGGGAGCTGTACCGGCGCTTCGTCACGCTCGCCGCGACAGGCGCGAGCGACGTCGATTTGGCGCCGCTTCGTCTCGTTGCGGACGCCTTCCTGCTCGGCAGGCGCACGATCGTCGAACCGTTTGTGGATTGA
- a CDS encoding aldose epimerase family protein gives MAASKTERDVFGTLPDGREVERIVLRGEGGFEARIITHGAVIQALIAPDAKGGYDDVVLGHDGFAGYLAERKFFGATVGRYANRIANGQFSLDGEAVQLPVNNGPNALHGGLDGFDRKLWDIAEIDDGAEPAVTLSYVSPHGEENYPGRLDVRLTYRVTGPAELSLNMEARTDRPTIVNLTNHSFFNLEGATSGTPILDHKLMVAAGHFLAIDPTAIPLPEPPRSVAGTPFDFREPQAVGERIRESDQQLRNGRGYDHTYCLARDGKLALAARLEAPRSGRIMELFTDQPGLQVYSGNYLDGTISGKGGKLYRQSDAMCLEPHIWPDAPNRPDFPSPRLAPGEVYRHHTVYRFAVRRS, from the coding sequence ATGGCTGCATCGAAAACGGAAAGAGACGTCTTCGGAACGCTGCCGGACGGCCGCGAGGTCGAGCGCATCGTGCTGCGCGGCGAGGGCGGGTTCGAGGCGCGCATCATCACCCATGGCGCGGTGATCCAGGCGCTGATCGCGCCGGACGCCAAAGGCGGCTACGACGACGTCGTGCTCGGCCATGATGGGTTCGCCGGCTATCTCGCTGAACGAAAGTTCTTCGGCGCCACCGTCGGCCGCTACGCCAATCGCATCGCCAACGGACAATTTTCGTTGGACGGCGAGGCGGTCCAGCTTCCCGTCAACAACGGTCCGAATGCGCTGCATGGCGGGCTGGACGGTTTTGATCGCAAGCTCTGGGACATTGCGGAGATCGACGACGGCGCCGAGCCCGCGGTCACGCTGTCCTATGTCAGTCCGCACGGCGAAGAGAACTATCCCGGTCGTCTCGACGTTCGCCTGACCTATCGCGTCACCGGCCCGGCCGAGCTATCCCTGAACATGGAGGCGCGGACCGACCGGCCGACCATCGTCAACCTGACCAACCACAGCTTCTTCAATCTGGAAGGCGCGACATCAGGCACGCCCATTCTCGATCACAAGCTGATGGTCGCCGCCGGGCATTTCCTCGCGATCGATCCCACCGCCATTCCGTTGCCCGAGCCGCCGCGCAGCGTAGCCGGCACGCCGTTCGACTTCCGCGAGCCGCAGGCCGTCGGCGAGCGCATTCGCGAGAGCGACCAGCAATTGCGTAACGGCAGGGGCTACGACCACACCTACTGTCTCGCGCGTGACGGCAAGCTTGCGCTCGCGGCGCGGCTGGAGGCGCCGCGCTCGGGGCGCATCATGGAGCTGTTCACTGATCAGCCCGGTCTGCAGGTCTATTCGGGCAATTATCTCGACGGCACGATTTCGGGCAAGGGCGGCAAGCTGTACCGGCAGTCGGACGCCATGTGCCTGGAGCCGCATATCTGGCCGGACGCACCGAACCGGCCGGATTTCCCGAGCCCGCGCCTAGCGCCCGGCGAGGTCTACCGACATCATACGGTCTATCGCTTTGCGGTGAGGAGGTCATGA
- a CDS encoding SMP-30/gluconolactonase/LRE family protein, which yields MEQVPTSVLSNDPCHLGEGPTYDVSTDTAWWFDIREGRLFEAQLGSGSIRVHALGRMASALGRIDAERQLIVAEDGLYIRKIADGAMTLRCPLEADNPTTRSNDARVHPSGTFWIGTMGRKAEAEAGAIYAFHHGEISMLFPRISIPNSICFSPDGATGYFADTARAVLYAVPLDPATGLPRGEPEVLLRHTGIGGLDGSVCDADGNIWNACWGASRIDLYSPQGERLRSMSVPAKQASCPAFVGPDLSRLLVTSAWQDMDAAARAADPQAGYTFLLEASAHGRAEPDVKLA from the coding sequence ATGGAACAGGTGCCGACCTCGGTTCTTTCGAACGATCCGTGCCATCTCGGCGAGGGACCGACCTATGACGTGAGCACCGACACCGCCTGGTGGTTCGATATCCGGGAGGGGCGACTGTTCGAGGCGCAGCTCGGCAGCGGCAGCATTCGCGTTCATGCGCTGGGCCGGATGGCGAGCGCACTTGGGCGGATCGATGCCGAACGGCAGTTGATCGTCGCGGAAGACGGCCTCTATATTCGCAAAATTGCCGACGGCGCGATGACGCTGCGCTGTCCGCTCGAAGCCGACAATCCCACGACCCGCTCCAACGATGCCCGCGTGCATCCCTCCGGCACGTTCTGGATCGGCACCATGGGCCGCAAGGCGGAAGCAGAAGCAGGCGCGATCTACGCGTTCCATCACGGCGAGATCTCGATGCTGTTTCCCCGCATCAGCATTCCCAATTCGATCTGCTTCTCGCCCGATGGCGCCACGGGCTACTTCGCCGACACTGCGCGCGCGGTGCTCTACGCGGTGCCGCTCGATCCCGCGACCGGCCTGCCGCGCGGCGAGCCGGAAGTGCTGCTGCGCCACACCGGCATCGGCGGCCTCGACGGTTCGGTGTGCGACGCCGACGGAAACATCTGGAATGCCTGCTGGGGCGCGAGCCGCATCGACCTCTACTCTCCGCAAGGCGAGCGGCTGCGCTCGATGAGCGTGCCGGCAAAGCAGGCGAGCTGTCCCGCTTTTGTCGGCCCCGATCTGTCGCGTCTCCTCGTCACCTCGGCCTGGCAGGACATGGATGCGGCGGCGCGTGCCGCCGATCCGCAAGCCGGCTACACCTTCCTGTTGGAGGCCTCCGCGCATGGTCGCGCGGAGCCGGACGTCAAGCTCGCATAG